The following are encoded together in the Nocardioides sp. Arc9.136 genome:
- the ppgK gene encoding polyphosphate--glucose phosphotransferase, translating into MAATTLGPSTPFGIDFGGTGIKGAPVDLEVGDFAAERARIRTPKPSTPEVVAGVFRDLLAQFPGSDGPIGVTVPGIVRHGVVGSAANIDPAWVGTDADALFTEATGREVHVVNDADAAGLAEVRYGAARGRRGLVIVTTLGTGIGSALVHDGVLVPNSELGHLEIDGHVAEKRAANSAREREDLSMADWAERLTAYYHHLERLFSPDLFVVGGGISKRADEFLPLLGLDTEIVPATLRNKAGVVGAALYAAGSAGGA; encoded by the coding sequence ATGGCAGCGACGACGCTGGGTCCCAGCACCCCCTTCGGCATCGACTTCGGCGGCACCGGCATCAAGGGCGCGCCGGTCGACCTCGAGGTGGGCGACTTCGCCGCGGAACGTGCGCGCATCCGCACCCCGAAGCCGTCGACCCCCGAGGTCGTCGCCGGGGTCTTCCGCGACCTGCTCGCGCAGTTCCCCGGCAGCGACGGCCCCATCGGGGTCACGGTGCCCGGCATCGTTCGGCACGGCGTCGTGGGCTCGGCGGCGAACATCGACCCGGCCTGGGTCGGCACCGACGCCGACGCCCTGTTCACCGAGGCCACCGGGCGCGAGGTCCACGTCGTCAACGACGCGGACGCCGCCGGGCTGGCCGAGGTGCGGTACGGCGCGGCGCGCGGCCGCCGCGGGCTGGTCATCGTCACCACCCTCGGCACCGGCATCGGCTCGGCGCTGGTCCACGACGGCGTCCTCGTGCCCAACAGCGAGCTCGGCCACCTCGAGATCGACGGCCACGTCGCGGAGAAGCGGGCCGCCAACAGCGCCCGCGAGCGCGAGGACCTCTCGATGGCCGACTGGGCCGAGCGGCTGACGGCGTACTACCACCACCTCGAGCGGCTCTTCTCCCCCGACCTGTTCGTCGTGGGCGGCGGGATCAGCAAGCGGGCCGACGAGTTCCTGCCGCTGCTGGGTCTCGACACCGAGATCGTGCCGGCGACCCTGCGCAACAAGGCCGGCGTCGTCGGGGCGGCGCTCTACGCGGCCGGCTCGGCGGGCGGCGCCTGA
- a CDS encoding SRPBCC family protein, producing MARFTSGTTAEAVVRAPRQAIWDVLTDPALVARLTPLLKRIDADGEHWTWHMSGLDVLGVQVAPTFTERMSYRELERIDFSHDPPAGSSERAGVEGWYVLTEVPEAEGGGTHLATSLDITLELPLPRLSSPAVTAAMRGVMGQMGERFSRNLLAHLGVAEA from the coding sequence ATGGCCCGCTTCACGTCGGGGACGACGGCCGAGGCGGTCGTGCGGGCCCCGCGCCAGGCGATCTGGGACGTGCTCACCGACCCCGCGCTGGTCGCGCGGCTGACCCCGCTGCTCAAGCGGATCGACGCCGACGGCGAGCACTGGACGTGGCACATGAGCGGCCTCGACGTCCTCGGCGTGCAGGTGGCGCCGACGTTCACCGAGCGGATGTCCTACCGGGAGCTGGAACGGATCGACTTCTCCCACGACCCGCCCGCCGGCTCCTCGGAGCGGGCCGGCGTCGAGGGGTGGTACGTCCTCACCGAGGTGCCGGAGGCCGAGGGCGGCGGCACGCACCTGGCCACCAGCCTCGACATCACCCTGGAGCTCCCGCTCCCGCGGCTGTCCTCGCCGGCCGTCACCGCCGCGATGCGCGGCGTCATGGGGCAGATGGGGGAGCGGTTCTCGCGGAACCTGCTCGCGCACCTCGGGGTGGCCGAGGCCTGA
- a CDS encoding glutathione peroxidase — MTTLHDFSARGIDGSNVDLAAYAGRVVLVVNTASQCGFTPQYQGLQALHDRFADRGFAVLGFPCDQFGGQEPGSDEEISGFCERSFGVSFPLFSKVEVNGSGAHPVFDYLRSEKGGVLGNRIKWNFTKFLVGRDGRVVERYAPTTKPERIADDVERALAAGVAG, encoded by the coding sequence ATGACGACGCTGCACGACTTCAGCGCCCGCGGCATCGACGGCAGCAACGTCGACCTCGCGGCGTACGCCGGCCGGGTGGTGCTGGTGGTCAACACCGCCTCGCAGTGCGGGTTCACCCCGCAGTACCAGGGCCTGCAGGCGCTCCACGACCGCTTCGCCGACCGCGGGTTCGCGGTCCTCGGCTTCCCGTGCGACCAGTTCGGCGGCCAGGAGCCGGGCTCGGACGAGGAGATCTCCGGCTTCTGCGAGCGCAGCTTCGGCGTCAGCTTCCCGCTGTTCTCCAAGGTCGAGGTCAACGGGTCCGGCGCGCACCCGGTCTTCGACTACCTGCGCTCGGAGAAGGGTGGGGTGCTGGGCAACCGGATCAAGTGGAACTTCACCAAGTTCCTCGTCGGGCGCGACGGCCGCGTCGTCGAGCGGTACGCCCCGACCACCAAGCCCGAGCGGATCGCCGACGACGTCGAGCGGGCGCTCGCCGCCGGGGTCGCGGGCTGA
- a CDS encoding aminotransferase class I/II-fold pyridoxal phosphate-dependent enzyme: protein MQALILAAGVGRRLGRLTRDRTKCMVEVHGRTLLERSLDALVANGVERVTIVVGHRGQGVRDAVGHEYRGVPVTYVENADHATTNNIHSLYLAAEELAKDDTLLLESDLIFEPQIIERLLAHPSPDVAAVAAYEPWMDGTMVTLGRDGVVEAFVPKHLVDGSAMGQYFKTVNIYKLSREFIKNRYLPFLEAYVRSVGPNDYYEQVLRVIAGLDHHGLVGMPLEGEAWYEIDDVQDHQIAETLFAPAEDRYHHYLRRHGGFWRFPGLLDFCYLVNPYFPTPALREELARSFPRLLGEYPSSATVQNHLAAKMFGGEPECFLVGNGAAELIAALGEVVGARTVGVTVPTFEEYVKRFPHAQVVTVRGPGDGADVGTGSSLEHYTHLLDWVDLLVLVNPDNPTGRCLRTEEVLSLLDRADATGKRVLLDESFVDFADPDHCTSLLTQEVLDAHPSAVVIKSISKSYGVPGARLGVLATRDADLVARVARRLPVWNINSVGEYFLQVIGHHQADYVDACGRIRAERDHLVERLSALDGLRVVPSQANFVLCEVTTGASGADVAARLLNEHCVLVKDCTGKPGFEGLGPHLRVAVRDRADNEVLVHALESVLAPTVVLAPPAVRAAAG, encoded by the coding sequence GTGCAGGCACTCATCCTGGCCGCGGGCGTCGGTCGACGACTGGGGCGGCTGACCAGGGACCGGACCAAGTGCATGGTCGAGGTGCACGGGCGGACGCTGCTGGAGCGGAGCCTCGACGCCCTGGTCGCCAACGGCGTCGAACGGGTCACGATCGTGGTGGGCCACCGCGGCCAAGGGGTCCGTGACGCCGTCGGCCACGAGTACCGCGGCGTCCCGGTGACCTACGTGGAGAACGCCGACCACGCGACGACCAACAACATCCACTCGCTCTACCTCGCCGCGGAGGAGCTGGCCAAGGACGACACCCTGCTGCTGGAGAGCGACCTGATCTTCGAGCCGCAGATCATCGAGCGGCTGCTCGCCCACCCCTCCCCCGACGTCGCGGCGGTCGCGGCGTACGAGCCCTGGATGGACGGCACGATGGTCACCCTCGGGCGCGACGGCGTGGTCGAGGCCTTCGTGCCCAAGCACCTGGTCGACGGCTCGGCGATGGGGCAGTACTTCAAGACGGTCAACATCTACAAGCTGTCGCGGGAGTTCATCAAGAACCGCTACCTGCCGTTCCTCGAGGCCTACGTCCGGTCCGTCGGCCCGAACGACTACTACGAGCAGGTGCTCCGGGTCATCGCCGGCCTCGACCACCACGGGCTCGTCGGCATGCCGCTCGAGGGCGAGGCGTGGTACGAGATCGACGACGTCCAGGACCACCAGATCGCCGAGACGCTGTTCGCCCCGGCCGAGGACCGCTACCACCACTACCTGCGTCGGCACGGCGGGTTCTGGCGGTTCCCCGGGCTGCTGGACTTCTGCTACCTGGTCAACCCCTACTTCCCCACCCCCGCCCTGCGCGAGGAGCTGGCCCGCTCCTTCCCCCGGCTCCTGGGCGAGTACCCCTCGAGCGCGACGGTGCAGAACCACCTGGCCGCCAAGATGTTCGGCGGCGAGCCGGAGTGCTTCCTCGTCGGGAACGGCGCGGCCGAGCTGATCGCGGCGCTCGGCGAGGTCGTCGGGGCCCGCACGGTCGGCGTGACCGTGCCGACCTTCGAGGAGTACGTCAAGCGCTTCCCGCACGCGCAGGTCGTCACGGTCCGCGGGCCGGGGGACGGCGCCGACGTCGGCACCGGGTCGTCGCTCGAGCACTACACGCACCTGCTGGACTGGGTCGACCTGCTGGTGCTGGTCAACCCCGACAACCCGACCGGCCGGTGCCTGCGCACCGAGGAGGTGCTCAGCCTGCTGGACCGGGCCGACGCGACCGGCAAGCGCGTGCTGCTCGACGAGTCGTTCGTCGACTTCGCCGACCCCGACCACTGCACCAGCCTGCTCACCCAGGAGGTGCTCGACGCCCACCCCTCGGCGGTCGTCATCAAGAGCATCAGCAAGAGCTACGGCGTCCCGGGCGCCCGGCTGGGCGTCCTGGCGACCCGGGACGCCGACCTGGTCGCCCGCGTGGCGCGACGGCTGCCGGTCTGGAACATCAACTCGGTCGGGGAGTACTTCCTCCAGGTCATCGGCCACCACCAGGCCGACTACGTCGACGCGTGCGGCCGGATCCGCGCCGAGCGCGACCACCTGGTCGAGCGGCTCTCCGCGCTCGACGGGCTGCGGGTGGTGCCCTCCCAGGCCAACTTCGTGCTGTGCGAGGTCACGACCGGCGCCTCGGGCGCCGACGTCGCCGCCCGCCTGCTCAACGAGCACTGCGTGCTGGTCAAGGACTGCACGGGCAAGCCGGGGTTCGAGGGGCTGGGACCGCACCTGCGCGTCGCGGTCCGCGACCGGGCCGACAACGAGGTGCTGGTGCACGCGCTGGAGTCGGTGCTGGCGCCCACGGTGGTGCTCGCACCCCCGGCGGTGCGCGCGGCCGCCGGCTGA
- a CDS encoding glycosyltransferase family 2 protein — translation MSPSPSVDVVIATRNRPELLRRAIAGVLDQDADCEITCFVVFDQCEPDPSVAEERPGRRVRVLTNTRTPGLAGGRNTGILAGEADLVAFCDDDDVWLPEKLAAQLAVLEAQRADTSVTGITVEYDGHSVDRVPAADELRLENLARRRVMAAHPSSVLVRREALVSRIGLVDEEIPGSYGEDFDWLLRAAAVSPVAVVPRPLVRVRWGGSQFSHQWQTIVDAIDYSLGKHAVFHRDPRALGRLYGRRAFALAALGRPEARRAVLRTVRVAPLEPRAYLAAAVAMHVVSAERLLHLAHQRGHGI, via the coding sequence GTGAGCCCGTCCCCGAGCGTCGACGTCGTCATCGCCACCCGCAACCGCCCCGAGCTCCTGCGCCGGGCGATCGCCGGGGTGCTGGACCAGGACGCGGACTGCGAGATCACCTGCTTCGTGGTCTTCGACCAGTGCGAGCCGGACCCGTCGGTCGCCGAGGAGCGGCCCGGCCGGCGCGTCCGCGTGCTGACCAACACCCGCACCCCCGGGCTGGCGGGGGGCCGGAACACGGGGATCCTCGCCGGCGAGGCCGACCTGGTCGCCTTCTGCGACGACGACGACGTGTGGCTGCCGGAGAAGCTCGCCGCCCAGCTCGCCGTCCTGGAGGCGCAGCGCGCCGACACCTCGGTCACCGGCATCACCGTGGAGTACGACGGCCACAGCGTGGACCGCGTCCCGGCGGCCGACGAGCTCCGCCTGGAGAACCTCGCGCGCCGGCGCGTGATGGCGGCCCACCCCTCGAGCGTGCTGGTCCGCCGCGAGGCGCTCGTCTCGCGGATCGGCCTGGTCGACGAGGAGATCCCCGGCAGCTACGGCGAGGACTTCGACTGGCTGCTGCGCGCGGCGGCGGTCTCCCCGGTCGCGGTCGTCCCGCGGCCGCTCGTGCGGGTGCGCTGGGGAGGCTCGCAGTTCTCCCACCAGTGGCAGACGATCGTCGACGCGATCGACTACTCGCTGGGCAAGCACGCCGTCTTCCACCGCGACCCGCGGGCGCTGGGCCGGCTCTACGGCCGGCGGGCGTTCGCGCTGGCCGCCCTGGGCCGTCCCGAGGCCCGGCGCGCGGTGCTGCGCACCGTCCGGGTCGCACCGCTGGAGCCCCGCGCCTACCTCGCGGCCGCCGTCGCGATGCACGTGGTCAGCGCCGAGCGCCTGCTCCACCTCGCCCACCAGCGGGGCCACGGGATCTGA
- a CDS encoding CDP-alcohol phosphatidyltransferase family protein produces MAASRPEPGRQLTELWTFFAVDPVAVPLARRLARVRGVTPNRLTALALALGLAAAACLATGRLRTGGALFVLRFFVDCLDGTVARLQGTCSTRGAFADLGADIIGVTAAYAALGWYLVDTGRMGPAWPLAVLGALGLYNWELGHRKRLAAEAGLGTGGAAHRWRRSGGLLGGWTGFCDRHGVSAVPWAVEVEIATLGLAPLLLPADALPAAIATALAFYVLADLLNARRIWRIAGHLDARTPSDVPALDPLLPEGATP; encoded by the coding sequence ATGGCTGCCAGCCGACCCGAACCCGGGCGACAGCTCACCGAGCTGTGGACCTTCTTCGCCGTCGACCCCGTCGCGGTGCCCCTGGCCCGACGGCTGGCGCGGGTGCGGGGCGTCACGCCGAACCGGCTGACCGCCCTTGCGCTGGCGCTCGGCCTCGCGGCGGCCGCCTGCCTGGCCACCGGCCGGCTGCGGACCGGGGGCGCGCTCTTCGTGCTGCGCTTCTTCGTCGACTGCCTCGACGGCACGGTCGCCCGGCTGCAGGGGACCTGCTCCACGCGCGGGGCGTTCGCCGACCTCGGCGCCGACATCATCGGCGTCACCGCGGCGTACGCCGCGCTGGGCTGGTACCTCGTCGACACCGGTCGCATGGGCCCGGCCTGGCCGCTGGCCGTGCTCGGCGCGCTGGGGCTCTACAACTGGGAGCTCGGCCACCGCAAGCGCCTCGCGGCGGAGGCCGGCCTCGGCACCGGCGGGGCGGCGCACCGGTGGCGTCGGTCCGGGGGGCTCCTGGGCGGGTGGACCGGGTTCTGCGACCGGCACGGCGTCTCGGCCGTGCCGTGGGCCGTCGAGGTCGAGATCGCGACGCTCGGGCTGGCCCCCCTGCTGCTCCCGGCCGACGCGCTGCCGGCCGCGATCGCCACCGCGCTGGCCTTCTACGTCCTGGCCGACCTCCTCAACGCCCGCCGCATCTGGCGCATCGCCGGCCACCTCGACGCCCGGACTCCCTCGGACGTCCCCGCGCTCGACCCGCTGCTGCCCGAAGGAGCCACCCCGTGA
- the eda gene encoding bifunctional 4-hydroxy-2-oxoglutarate aldolase/2-dehydro-3-deoxy-phosphogluconate aldolase: protein MPSPSDVPPVAPDALPDALAGSLLDLVPVIPVVVVDDLAQAVPVARALAAGGVPVVELTLRTPVALDAIRAIAAEVPEVLVGAGTIVAPDQAEQALDAGARFLVSPGTTPGLLDAMLGTGLPFLPGTATVSEVLAVLEAGLTEMKLFPAEASGGTTFLSSLASPVPAARFCPTGGITPANAASYLALPNVGCVGGSWLTPKDALAAGDWERVTDLARATLSSRSGPAERTMDPRA, encoded by the coding sequence ATGCCCAGCCCGTCTGACGTCCCGCCGGTCGCGCCCGACGCCCTGCCCGACGCCCTGGCCGGCTCCCTGCTCGACCTGGTCCCGGTGATCCCCGTCGTGGTCGTCGACGACCTGGCCCAGGCGGTGCCGGTCGCACGGGCGCTCGCCGCGGGCGGGGTGCCCGTCGTCGAGCTCACCCTGCGCACGCCGGTCGCGCTCGACGCGATCCGCGCGATCGCCGCCGAGGTCCCCGAGGTCCTCGTCGGGGCCGGGACCATCGTCGCGCCGGACCAGGCCGAGCAGGCGCTCGACGCCGGCGCCCGGTTCCTCGTCTCGCCCGGGACGACGCCCGGCCTGCTCGACGCCATGCTCGGGACCGGCCTGCCGTTCCTGCCGGGCACCGCGACGGTCTCGGAGGTCCTGGCCGTGCTCGAGGCCGGCCTCACCGAGATGAAGCTGTTCCCGGCCGAGGCCTCGGGGGGCACGACCTTCCTCTCCTCGCTCGCCTCGCCGGTGCCGGCCGCCCGGTTCTGCCCGACCGGCGGGATCACACCGGCCAACGCCGCGTCGTACCTCGCCCTGCCGAACGTCGGCTGCGTCGGCGGCTCCTGGCTCACGCCCAAGGACGCGCTCGCCGCCGGTGACTGGGAGCGGGTCACCGACCTGGCCCGGGCCACCCTGTCCAGCCGGTCAGGACCAGCGGAACGGACGATGGACCCCCGCGCCTGA
- a CDS encoding TetR/AcrR family transcriptional regulator, with product MTGSATELSRRDAKRRDTEDRISDCAQRLVEEHGLDGFTMEDLAASADVSRRTLFNYFPSKLDAVLGNPPRIPDEVRAEFARGGPHGVLVEDLASLGHVILETKDIDRDQVRRVQHILTTTPRLLIALHGRFEDICTDIAGLVAQREADLDPVHARLLVRLLVTVFDSVMAAYVAGDDRPLGEVFDEHLAAARRLLS from the coding sequence ATGACCGGAAGTGCAACCGAACTCTCGCGGCGCGACGCCAAGCGCCGCGACACCGAGGACCGCATCTCCGACTGCGCCCAGCGGCTCGTCGAGGAGCACGGGCTCGACGGGTTCACGATGGAGGACCTCGCCGCGTCGGCCGACGTCTCGCGCCGCACCCTGTTCAACTACTTCCCCAGCAAGCTCGACGCCGTGCTCGGCAACCCGCCGCGGATCCCCGACGAGGTCCGCGCGGAGTTCGCCCGCGGCGGGCCGCACGGCGTGCTCGTCGAGGACCTCGCGAGCCTGGGGCACGTCATCCTCGAGACCAAGGACATCGACCGCGACCAGGTCCGCCGGGTCCAGCACATCCTCACCACGACGCCGCGGCTGCTCATCGCGCTGCACGGACGGTTCGAGGACATCTGCACCGACATCGCCGGCCTCGTCGCCCAGCGCGAGGCCGACCTGGACCCCGTGCACGCACGGTTGCTGGTGCGCCTGCTGGTCACCGTGTTCGACAGCGTCATGGCCGCGTACGTCGCGGGCGACGACCGCCCCCTCGGCGAGGTCTTCGACGAGCACCTCGCCGCCGCCCGCCGCCTCCTCTCCTGA
- a CDS encoding NAD-dependent malic enzyme: protein MRLHTAPDHGVVGAVATTISQAGGIVTAMDVAESSHERLVVDVTCSASDADHAKLLEQAVDALDGVTVHKTSDRTFLLHLGGKIEVSSKVPLRNRDDLSMAYTPGVGRVSTAIAEHPEDVWRLTSKGNTVAVVTDGSAVLGLGNIGPGAALPVMEGKAALFKRFAGIDAWPICLDTQDIDEIVRAVEMIAPGFGGINLEDIAAPRCFEIERRLRASLDIPVFHDDQHGTAIVVLAALTNALRVVHKSLASVRIVVSGGGAAGTAIVTLLLAAGVTDVVVVDRAGALSADDTSLTGAHRQLAEATNPRRVTGDLHTVLTGADVFIGVSAPRILKPEWIKDMADDAVVFALANPDPEVDPAEADKYAAVVASGRSDYPNQINNVLAFPGVFRGLLDARASEITVEMLLRAADAIAHVVDDDELNPSFIIPTVFHPDVPKAVAAAIRGA from the coding sequence ATGCGGCTGCACACCGCTCCCGACCACGGCGTGGTCGGAGCGGTCGCCACCACGATCAGCCAGGCCGGCGGCATCGTGACCGCGATGGACGTCGCGGAGTCCAGCCACGAGCGGCTCGTCGTCGACGTCACCTGCTCGGCCAGCGACGCCGACCACGCCAAGCTGCTCGAGCAGGCGGTCGACGCGCTCGACGGCGTCACCGTGCACAAGACGAGCGACCGCACCTTCCTGCTGCACCTCGGCGGGAAGATCGAGGTCTCCTCCAAGGTGCCGCTGCGCAACCGCGACGACCTCTCCATGGCCTACACCCCCGGCGTGGGGCGGGTCAGCACCGCGATCGCCGAGCACCCCGAGGACGTGTGGCGGCTGACCAGCAAGGGCAACACCGTCGCCGTCGTCACCGACGGGTCCGCGGTGCTGGGCCTGGGCAACATCGGCCCCGGCGCGGCGCTCCCGGTGATGGAGGGCAAGGCGGCGCTGTTCAAGCGCTTCGCCGGCATCGACGCCTGGCCGATCTGCCTGGACACCCAGGACATCGACGAGATCGTCCGGGCGGTCGAGATGATCGCGCCCGGCTTCGGCGGCATCAACCTCGAGGACATCGCCGCCCCGCGGTGCTTCGAGATCGAGCGCCGGCTGCGCGCGAGCCTGGACATCCCGGTCTTCCACGACGACCAGCACGGCACGGCGATCGTGGTCCTCGCGGCGCTGACCAACGCGCTGCGCGTGGTGCACAAGTCGCTGGCGTCCGTGCGGATCGTCGTCTCCGGTGGCGGCGCCGCCGGCACCGCGATCGTGACCCTCCTCCTCGCCGCCGGCGTCACCGACGTCGTCGTCGTGGACCGGGCCGGCGCCCTCAGCGCCGACGACACCTCGCTCACCGGCGCCCACCGCCAGCTCGCCGAGGCCACCAACCCCCGGCGGGTCACCGGCGACCTGCACACGGTGTTGACCGGGGCGGACGTCTTCATCGGCGTCAGCGCCCCGCGGATCCTCAAGCCCGAGTGGATCAAGGACATGGCAGACGACGCGGTCGTCTTCGCGCTGGCGAACCCCGACCCGGAGGTCGACCCGGCCGAGGCGGACAAGTACGCCGCGGTCGTGGCGAGCGGCCGCTCGGACTACCCGAACCAGATCAACAACGTCCTCGCCTTCCCCGGCGTCTTCCGGGGCCTGCTCGACGCGCGCGCCTCGGAGATCACCGTGGAGATGCTGCTGCGGGCCGCCGACGCGATCGCGCACGTCGTGGACGACGACGAGCTCAACCCGTCCTTCATCATCCCGACGGTCTTCCACCCCGACGTCCCGAAGGCCGTCGCGGCGGCCATCCGCGGCGCCTGA
- a CDS encoding MMPL family transporter yields MATLLHRLGLTAYRRWPLVIATWVVLFIALGASVAAFSKPMSDSFSIPGIPSEKASDMQAELFPGAPDPAEQATVNVVVAAPEGEQLSDPEWTRATKALIGDLSGLPQMPETPLVDPVTAAEQQREQLVGAAEEAGTDPEVAEANAAALSPLSEDGRVGTITWDFDVEAVADVEPTTIEDLEDVLAEARDSGLTVEANGSGSAGMPEIGGTSELIGIAVALVVLVLTFGSLVAAGLPILTAAVGVGFGVTGISLMTAFTDIGSTTPMLATMIGLAVGIDYCLFILARFRAELDHTSDRQDAAGLAVGTAGSAVVFAGLTVLIALAALSVVRIPFLTSMGIAAAGTVLVAVLVALTLLPALLGLLGSKVFAGRVRRYRPARDHDGRVLNNGVRWARLVGKQPLAVVALVVVALGALAIPMKDLHLAFPTDSTASVDSTQRKASDLVADAFGPGRDAPLLLVVDGRDVPADDRPAAYGEVVEWAAGQDDVLNAQVVGQNEAGTGAQVLVTPRTGPEDTATEDLLTALRDGQADLEQATGTELGVTGTTAIFTDVSERLSDALPIYLLVVIGLAFILLMIVFRSILVPLTATLGFLLSVLATLGITVAVFQEGTFGIVEGQPIVSFMPIFLIGLVFGLAMDYQVFLVTRMREAHVHGMGTRDAVVDGFRNSARVVAAAAVIMISVFAAFILIDEPIIKSMGFALAVAVLLDAFVVRMALVPALLYLMGEKAWWLPAWLDKLLPNVDVEGEKLERGRGGELVPGEAGAAGASEGERQPV; encoded by the coding sequence ATGGCCACGCTGCTCCACCGCCTCGGACTCACCGCCTACCGGCGGTGGCCGCTCGTCATCGCCACCTGGGTCGTGCTCTTCATCGCCCTGGGCGCCTCGGTGGCGGCGTTCTCCAAGCCGATGAGCGACTCGTTCTCGATCCCGGGCATCCCCTCGGAGAAGGCCTCGGACATGCAGGCCGAGCTCTTCCCGGGCGCTCCCGACCCGGCCGAGCAGGCGACCGTCAACGTGGTCGTGGCGGCGCCGGAGGGCGAGCAGCTCTCCGACCCGGAGTGGACCCGGGCCACCAAGGCGCTGATCGGTGACCTCTCCGGCCTGCCGCAGATGCCCGAGACGCCGCTGGTCGACCCGGTCACCGCGGCCGAGCAGCAGCGCGAGCAGCTCGTCGGCGCCGCGGAGGAGGCCGGGACCGACCCGGAGGTCGCGGAGGCCAACGCCGCCGCGCTGTCCCCGCTGTCCGAGGACGGCCGGGTCGGCACCATCACCTGGGACTTCGACGTCGAGGCGGTCGCGGACGTCGAGCCGACGACCATCGAGGACCTCGAGGACGTCCTGGCCGAGGCCCGCGACAGCGGCCTCACCGTCGAGGCCAACGGCTCCGGCAGCGCCGGGATGCCGGAGATCGGCGGCACCTCGGAGCTGATCGGCATCGCAGTCGCGCTGGTGGTCCTCGTCCTCACCTTCGGCTCGCTCGTCGCGGCCGGCCTGCCCATCCTCACCGCGGCCGTCGGGGTCGGCTTCGGCGTCACCGGCATCAGCCTGATGACCGCCTTCACCGACATCGGCTCGACGACGCCGATGCTCGCCACGATGATCGGCCTCGCCGTCGGCATCGACTACTGCCTGTTCATCCTGGCCCGCTTCCGGGCCGAGCTGGACCACACCTCCGACCGGCAGGACGCGGCCGGCCTCGCCGTCGGCACCGCCGGCTCCGCGGTGGTCTTCGCCGGTCTCACCGTGCTCATCGCGCTCGCCGCGCTCTCCGTCGTGCGGATCCCGTTCCTGACCTCGATGGGCATCGCGGCCGCCGGCACCGTCCTCGTCGCCGTGCTGGTCGCGCTCACCCTGCTGCCCGCCCTGCTCGGCCTGCTCGGCTCCAAGGTCTTCGCCGGCCGGGTACGCCGCTACCGCCCGGCCCGCGACCACGACGGCCGCGTCCTCAACAACGGCGTCCGCTGGGCGCGCCTGGTGGGCAAGCAGCCCCTCGCCGTCGTCGCGCTCGTCGTCGTCGCGCTGGGTGCGCTGGCCATTCCGATGAAGGACCTGCACCTCGCCTTCCCGACCGACAGCACCGCCTCGGTCGACTCCACCCAGCGCAAGGCCTCCGACCTGGTCGCCGACGCGTTCGGCCCGGGCCGCGACGCCCCGCTGCTGCTCGTCGTCGACGGCCGTGACGTCCCCGCCGACGACCGCCCGGCGGCGTACGGCGAGGTCGTGGAGTGGGCCGCGGGCCAGGACGACGTCCTCAACGCCCAGGTCGTGGGCCAGAACGAGGCCGGCACCGGCGCCCAGGTGCTCGTCACCCCGCGCACCGGCCCCGAGGACACCGCCACCGAGGACCTGCTCACCGCGCTCCGCGACGGCCAGGCAGACCTCGAGCAGGCGACCGGCACCGAGCTCGGCGTCACCGGCACCACGGCGATCTTCACCGACGTCTCCGAGCGGCTCAGCGACGCGCTGCCGATCTACCTGCTGGTCGTGATCGGCCTGGCGTTCATCCTGCTGATGATCGTCTTCCGCTCGATCCTGGTGCCGCTGACGGCGACCCTGGGCTTCCTTCTCTCGGTGCTGGCCACGCTCGGCATCACCGTGGCGGTCTTCCAGGAGGGGACCTTCGGGATCGTCGAGGGCCAGCCGATCGTCAGCTTCATGCCGATCTTCCTCATCGGCCTGGTCTTCGGCCTGGCCATGGACTACCAGGTGTTCCTGGTGACCCGGATGCGCGAGGCGCACGTGCACGGCATGGGCACCCGCGACGCCGTCGTCGACGGCTTCCGCAACAGCGCCCGCGTCGTGGCGGCCGCGGCGGTCATCATGATCTCGGTCTTCGCCGCGTTCATCCTGATCGACGAGCCGATCATCAAGTCGATGGGCTTCGCGCTCGCCGTCGCCGTCCTCCTCGACGCCTTCGTCGTCCGGATGGCGCTCGTCCCGGCCCTGCTCTACCTGATGGGCGAGAAGGCCTGGTGGCTCCCGGCCTGGCTGGACAAGCTGCTGCCGAACGTCGACGTCGAGGGCGAGAAGCTCGAGCGCGGCCGCGGCGGCGAGCTCGTGCCCGGCGAGGCCGGTGCCGCCGGCGCCAGTGAGGGCGAGCGGCAGCCGGTCTGA